A genomic region of Spirochaetota bacterium contains the following coding sequences:
- a CDS encoding outer membrane lipoprotein-sorting protein, whose protein sequence is MTQKSIIISFITIVAFSGVEAAAMTAKEIVEKSEKAMRGNSQVAVCEMTIKTRRWTRTLKVKNWENRIIRKSFTEVLAPKADAGNRFLMVNRDRLMWQYNPRVGKEIKIHPSMMLQSWMGSDFTNDDIVKESSMIEDYHHTLAGTKTVDGHRCHWITMKPKQGAAVVWGSLVSYARTADCLPVRLEYYDQHGKLKKVLSFSNFREMGGRVIPVTYRMTTMKKRRESDDGDVEEYTLMEIRNASFDIPIDDSVFTIQNLKRR, encoded by the coding sequence ATGACACAGAAATCCATTATCATATCATTCATAACCATCGTCGCCTTCAGCGGCGTCGAGGCTGCGGCCATGACCGCGAAGGAGATCGTGGAGAAATCCGAGAAGGCGATGCGCGGCAATTCCCAGGTGGCCGTGTGCGAGATGACCATCAAGACGAGGCGGTGGACGCGCACCCTCAAGGTGAAGAACTGGGAGAACAGGATTATACGGAAATCCTTCACCGAGGTCCTGGCGCCGAAGGCCGACGCCGGCAACCGCTTCCTCATGGTCAACAGGGACCGTCTCATGTGGCAGTACAATCCCCGGGTGGGCAAGGAGATAAAGATCCATCCTTCCATGATGCTCCAGTCGTGGATGGGGTCCGATTTCACCAACGACGACATCGTGAAGGAATCGAGCATGATCGAGGACTACCATCACACCCTCGCCGGTACGAAAACCGTGGACGGCCACCGGTGCCACTGGATAACCATGAAGCCGAAGCAGGGCGCCGCGGTAGTGTGGGGGTCCCTCGTTTCCTACGCGAGAACGGCGGACTGCCTGCCGGTCCGCCTCGAGTACTACGACCAGCACGGGAAGCTGAAGAAGGTCCTTTCGTTCAGTAATTTCCGCGAGATGGGAGGGCGCGTCATTCCCGTCACCTACAGGATGACCACCATGAAGAAGCGCCGCGAAAGCGACGATGGCGACGTCGAGGAGTATACCCTCATGGAGATCAGGAATGCCTCCTTCGACATCCCCATCGACGACTCGGTCTTCACGATCCAGAACCTGAAGAGGAGATGA
- a CDS encoding ABC transporter permease — protein sequence MKERNRSIEILLAWRNLWKNRRRTVLTLLTIMVGSSMIIFMRAWQDGGQGQMIEDAIALNAGHIQIHEKGFWKEESSIDYAFRPDDAMLAKLRGDRDIRCFSRRIHAAGLFSKGETTFGAAIQGIEPARETGVSVLHRFVMKGGRFLADGDDRTVVMGHILAKNLGAEVGDTVSMISQGFDGSIASENYTVAGLFMSGSPDYDRSLVLMPFDQARDTFKMMGYINAIAIRLADPSRMEAVRDRLRGSIGTRKLEIMGWDELMPELVQHTAIDRAMAGVFYFILFTVVSFGVLNTIQMSVYERTRELGVMLAIGTSPGRLLRMVLWESALIAAMGIVLGAALGSAVSWYFTVNPIVYSDHQEGMTAMGVVTNVFPAKLGWVNVLTTSAAMFVLALVFTVMPARRAAALKPIDAIRHL from the coding sequence ATGAAGGAACGGAACCGGTCCATCGAGATCCTCCTGGCGTGGCGCAACCTGTGGAAGAACAGGCGGCGCACCGTCCTCACGCTCCTCACCATCATGGTCGGGTCCTCGATGATCATCTTCATGAGGGCCTGGCAGGATGGCGGCCAGGGGCAGATGATCGAGGACGCCATCGCCCTGAACGCCGGCCATATCCAGATCCACGAGAAGGGCTTCTGGAAGGAGGAGTCGAGCATCGATTACGCCTTCAGGCCGGACGATGCGATGCTGGCAAAGCTCCGGGGAGACCGCGACATCCGCTGCTTCAGCAGGCGGATCCACGCCGCCGGTCTCTTCTCGAAAGGCGAGACCACCTTCGGCGCCGCCATCCAGGGGATCGAGCCTGCCCGGGAGACAGGGGTGAGCGTCCTCCACCGCTTTGTCATGAAGGGCGGCAGGTTCCTCGCCGACGGCGACGACCGGACCGTAGTCATGGGACACATCCTGGCCAAGAACCTGGGCGCTGAAGTGGGAGACACGGTTTCGATGATATCCCAGGGCTTCGACGGCTCCATCGCCTCGGAAAACTACACCGTGGCGGGGCTCTTCATGAGCGGCAGCCCCGACTATGACCGCTCCCTGGTGCTCATGCCCTTCGATCAGGCCCGGGACACCTTCAAGATGATGGGCTACATCAATGCCATCGCCATCCGACTGGCGGACCCGTCGCGCATGGAAGCGGTGAGGGACCGTCTCCGCGGCTCCATCGGCACGCGGAAGCTCGAGATCATGGGCTGGGACGAGCTTATGCCGGAGCTGGTGCAGCACACCGCCATTGACCGGGCCATGGCCGGGGTATTTTACTTCATACTGTTCACGGTGGTATCCTTCGGGGTGCTGAACACGATACAGATGTCCGTGTACGAGCGGACCCGGGAGCTCGGCGTAATGCTCGCCATCGGCACGTCGCCCGGGCGTCTCCTCCGCATGGTCCTGTGGGAGTCGGCCCTCATCGCGGCCATGGGGATCGTCCTGGGCGCGGCCCTGGGGTCGGCGGTGAGCTGGTACTTCACGGTGAACCCGATCGTGTATTCCGATCACCAGGAGGGGATGACCGCCATGGGCGTGGTGACGAACGTGTTCCCGGCAAAGCTGGGATGGGTCAATGTTTTGACAACGTCGGCGGCCATGTTCGTCCTGGCCCTGGTCTTCACCGTAATGCCGGCGCGCCGGGCAGCGGCGCTGAAACCCATCGACGCCATTCGGCACCTGTAA